One region of Flavobacterium pisciphilum genomic DNA includes:
- a CDS encoding alpha/beta hydrolase family protein, whose protein sequence is MKFKMYLFVSLFFVAFVSFAQKKSLTVNDYDNWKQIEKAQLSENGAYLVYEYNPGNGDGKLVIVNTKTKASDTISRGYDAQINGKSTFVSFKIKPEIAVRRKAETKKLKKEKLPVDSLGIYVFKTKEVKKYPSLKNFSQPAEGGDWLAYKTISKSVKAKDSAGVDKKSKAKIKSDTIVVIYNPILKDSLAFLNIKNFSWSKKADKLLLHSEKKKDSLIASALLYFDAGSKKTDTIFNSKGTITKIAIEDKGDKLGFLFSSDTTKIKKYQLYKGTKSLLLELKANRIKNLPENWNYSDKGNLFFSENGKRLFFGNTLFEGEKTKDTLLNKERATLDIWAWTDKELQPEQIVKNKKEQNRTYQAVYDFDSDKAVQLANKLVPDVTVLNNGDGNFILGEDEESYKKASSWTALFVKDFYKIDLNTGEQKLLVKEQNQIWFGGSQKYAVYYNRKDSIYYSINLKTNQQKPLTKGVSVAWYDERNDQPNEPSPYGIAGWDEGDKSVYIYDRYDIWKLDPESKIKPIRITKNGRETNRIYRYFQIDNEEKFIDTKKQVLLLVFEESTKKAGYVYSDFNKEKTPTVVMEGDYFFTPPKKSKNSKTIFYTKQNYQQYPDIWVTTTDFGSHEQLTKANPQQKNFKWGSVSLVEWKNNDAVTLQGLLYKPENFDPNKKYPMVVYFYELNSDTYHRHYAPQPSRSTINRTLYTSNDYFVFIPDIIYKEGLPGQSAYNCIVSGVENMIKQYPAIDEKHVALQGQSWGGYQTAYLITQTNMFAAAMAGAPVSNMTSAYGGIRWETGISRMFQYEHTQSRIGETIWGNLDAYIKNSPLFYADKVQTPLLMMHNDNDGAVPWYQGIEYFSALRRLDKPVWMLNYNGEPHNLKADSWGNRKDLSTRMKQFFDHYLKGEKAPEWMVKGRTNLEKETNKAY, encoded by the coding sequence ATGAAGTTTAAAATGTATTTATTTGTTTCTTTATTTTTTGTTGCCTTTGTATCATTCGCACAAAAAAAATCACTTACTGTGAATGATTATGATAATTGGAAACAAATAGAAAAAGCACAGTTGTCAGAAAATGGAGCTTATTTAGTATACGAATATAATCCAGGAAATGGGGATGGCAAGCTTGTAATTGTGAATACCAAAACAAAAGCATCAGATACAATTTCTAGAGGTTATGATGCTCAAATAAACGGAAAAAGTACGTTTGTATCATTTAAGATAAAACCAGAAATAGCTGTTCGAAGAAAAGCAGAAACAAAAAAACTAAAAAAAGAAAAATTGCCTGTTGATTCTTTAGGGATCTATGTGTTTAAAACAAAAGAGGTAAAAAAATACCCAAGCCTGAAAAACTTTAGTCAGCCTGCAGAAGGAGGAGATTGGCTTGCTTATAAAACTATTTCAAAATCTGTAAAAGCGAAAGATTCAGCAGGAGTAGATAAAAAATCAAAAGCAAAAATAAAGAGTGATACTATTGTCGTGATTTATAATCCGATACTAAAAGATAGTTTGGCGTTTTTGAATATTAAAAATTTTAGTTGGTCAAAAAAGGCAGATAAATTATTACTTCATTCAGAAAAAAAGAAAGATTCTTTAATTGCATCAGCATTATTATATTTTGATGCAGGCAGCAAAAAGACAGACACTATTTTTAATTCAAAAGGGACAATAACAAAGATCGCTATTGAAGATAAGGGGGATAAACTTGGATTTTTATTCTCATCAGATACAACGAAAATTAAAAAATATCAGTTATATAAAGGAACAAAATCACTGCTGCTAGAATTAAAAGCAAACAGAATTAAGAACCTTCCAGAAAACTGGAATTATTCAGACAAAGGGAATTTGTTTTTCTCAGAAAATGGGAAAAGACTATTCTTTGGAAATACTTTATTTGAAGGAGAAAAAACTAAAGATACCTTGTTAAATAAAGAGCGTGCAACATTAGATATATGGGCATGGACAGACAAAGAATTGCAACCTGAACAAATTGTAAAAAATAAAAAAGAACAAAATAGGACCTACCAAGCTGTATATGATTTTGACTCAGATAAAGCAGTACAGTTAGCAAACAAGCTAGTTCCTGATGTTACAGTGTTAAATAATGGAGATGGTAATTTTATTTTAGGAGAAGATGAAGAATCGTATAAAAAGGCTTCTTCATGGACTGCTTTATTTGTAAAAGATTTTTATAAAATAGATCTTAATACAGGAGAACAAAAGCTATTGGTGAAAGAGCAAAATCAGATATGGTTTGGTGGCTCTCAGAAATATGCTGTTTACTATAACAGAAAGGACAGTATTTATTACTCAATTAACTTAAAAACGAATCAACAAAAACCGTTAACTAAAGGGGTAAGTGTTGCTTGGTATGATGAGCGTAATGATCAACCCAATGAGCCTTCTCCTTACGGTATTGCTGGTTGGGATGAAGGAGATAAATCAGTTTACATATATGATCGTTATGATATATGGAAATTAGATCCAGAATCAAAAATAAAACCAATAAGAATAACTAAAAACGGAAGAGAGACTAATAGGATTTATAGATATTTTCAGATAGATAATGAAGAGAAATTTATAGACACTAAAAAACAAGTGCTCTTATTAGTTTTTGAAGAAAGTACTAAAAAAGCAGGATATGTTTATTCTGATTTTAACAAAGAAAAAACGCCTACTGTTGTGATGGAAGGAGATTATTTCTTTACACCGCCTAAGAAATCAAAAAATAGTAAAACTATTTTTTATACCAAGCAAAATTACCAGCAGTATCCTGATATTTGGGTTACTACGACAGATTTTGGATCTCATGAACAATTAACGAAAGCAAATCCACAACAGAAAAACTTTAAATGGGGATCAGTAAGCCTAGTAGAGTGGAAAAATAATGATGCAGTTACTTTACAGGGATTATTATATAAGCCTGAGAATTTCGATCCTAATAAAAAATACCCGATGGTAGTGTATTTTTATGAGTTGAATTCAGATACATACCATCGTCATTATGCTCCTCAACCGAGTAGATCTACAATTAATAGAACATTGTACACGAGTAATGATTACTTTGTTTTTATTCCGGATATCATCTATAAGGAGGGTCTTCCAGGTCAGAGCGCTTATAACTGTATTGTAAGTGGTGTAGAGAATATGATAAAACAATATCCAGCTATAGATGAAAAACATGTAGCTCTTCAAGGACAAAGCTGGGGTGGGTACCAAACGGCATACCTAATAACCCAAACTAATATGTTTGCAGCAGCTATGGCAGGAGCTCCAGTTAGTAATATGACTAGTGCTTACGGGGGTATTCGATGGGAGACAGGTATAAGTAGAATGTTTCAGTATGAACATACTCAAAGTAGAATAGGAGAAACTATTTGGGGTAATTTAGATGCCTATATAAAGAACTCGCCTTTGTTTTATGCAGATAAAGTGCAAACTCCTTTATTGATGATGCATAATGACAATGACGGAGCAGTGCCATGGTACCAAGGAATTGAATATTTTTCAGCATTACGTCGTTTAGATAAGCCAGTATGGATGTTGAATTATAATGGAGAACCACATAATCTTAAAGCTGATAGTTGGGGTAATAGAAAAGATTTGTCAACACGAATGAAACAATTTTTTGATCATTATCTAAAGGGAGAAAAAGCTCCTGAATGGATGGTTAAAGGGCGTACAAATTTAGAAAAAGAGACCAATAAAGCGTACTAA
- a CDS encoding SusC/RagA family TonB-linked outer membrane protein, whose translation MKVKFTWILTLLVALTMQFSFAQEKTISGIVSEAITGPIPGVNVNVKGTNIGVQTDFDGKYSIKAKQGDVLVFSYMGMQDMMAKVGTSSVINMVMKEDGKVLDEVVVVAFGTQKKQEITGAVSKIDSKMLENAQASNAVQSLTGKVAGVQISANSGQPGDAPQVRFRGIGSISSSNSPLYVIDGIPYNGDINAIATQDIESISFLKDASSNALYGSRGANGVIIVTTKKGQKGKLKVTYETKIGVNSRGVSEYNIIKNPGDYYKAVYNRVRNGLIYQGQTLTDAANTAAKNLIKGDSYSLGYNNYNVPNDQVINPATGEINPDAKLLYHDDWSKELFRDAIRQEHYLSLSSSSDNLSSFLSLGYLSDDGYTINSNFERITLRGNIDYTVSNKIKIGTNINYARSNQNAPISQVSSNTYSNLFGWARSIAPIYTIWERDANGKMLYNKDGSRVYDFNKSGNRPYGSNLNPYATTLLNTNLSEENKFGARAYVSIDFLRDFNFKYNLGYDLLSGYYLNTTTGLGGDAMGVNGRIGTATKNEYTFTNQQLLSWKKSYGVHSFDVLVGHESSDFISKMLVGQKSNIVIPDLTIISNATKYGYLDGYNDLYKVEGYFSRLNYNYKNKYFFNGSFRRDGSSVFAPENRWGNFYGYGAAWSIMKESFFPKTKWITDLRLKGSYGEQGNDNIYYPVTSRINHRNYFGSERNYYAYQTQYGIDPDSEGEAGVLNVFEANRNVKWEKSKNLNLGFDIVLFDKISIEAEYFERNVSDLIYNFPIPLSTGTSFVSKNIGNMGNKGIEVNLGVDIIKTENIDFNIWANGTHYKNKVTSLPIAFTDGRYRFEVGAPAYSYFLREYAGVDKSNGDALWYMDEKDTSGNLTGNKVTTNVYGNATQYLSKKDANPDVYGGFGTLFRIKNVTFQASFAYQFGGYMYDGVYQDAMYSGSDNIGQNYHKDVAKAWTTENPNSDIPRIDHISTFQMGTSDYFLIKSDYISLQDVSISYDFKNSKLVDLGIQSTKFSLMGSNLALWSERKGMDPRLNNLGSRTNNGQSLNVYGVMKSISFGLTVNF comes from the coding sequence ATGAAAGTGAAATTTACATGGATCTTAACATTATTAGTGGCATTGACCATGCAGTTTTCTTTTGCACAAGAGAAAACTATTTCTGGAATTGTTTCAGAGGCGATAACAGGACCAATTCCTGGGGTGAATGTTAATGTTAAGGGAACAAACATTGGCGTTCAAACGGATTTTGATGGTAAATATTCTATTAAGGCAAAGCAAGGAGATGTTCTTGTGTTTTCTTATATGGGAATGCAAGATATGATGGCTAAAGTGGGTACTTCTTCTGTGATCAATATGGTAATGAAAGAAGATGGAAAAGTTTTAGATGAGGTTGTGGTAGTAGCTTTTGGGACACAAAAGAAACAAGAAATTACTGGTGCAGTTTCTAAAATTGACTCAAAAATGTTAGAAAATGCACAGGCTTCTAATGCTGTTCAATCACTAACAGGTAAGGTTGCGGGAGTTCAAATTAGTGCAAATTCTGGACAGCCTGGTGATGCTCCTCAAGTAAGATTTAGAGGTATTGGTTCTATTTCATCTTCAAATTCTCCTTTATATGTTATTGATGGTATTCCTTATAATGGTGATATAAATGCTATTGCAACTCAAGATATTGAATCTATAAGTTTTTTGAAGGATGCATCTTCAAACGCATTATATGGTAGTAGAGGGGCAAATGGAGTAATTATAGTTACTACAAAAAAAGGGCAAAAAGGTAAATTGAAAGTTACTTATGAAACTAAAATTGGAGTCAATTCAAGAGGGGTGTCTGAGTATAATATAATAAAGAACCCAGGGGATTATTATAAAGCAGTTTATAATAGAGTAAGAAATGGATTGATTTATCAAGGACAAACATTAACAGATGCGGCAAATACAGCGGCTAAAAACTTAATTAAAGGAGATAGTTATTCATTAGGATATAATAATTATAATGTACCTAATGATCAAGTCATAAATCCAGCAACTGGAGAAATAAATCCTGATGCTAAATTATTATATCATGATGACTGGTCAAAAGAATTATTTAGAGATGCTATTAGACAAGAGCATTATTTAAGCCTTTCGAGTAGTAGTGACAATCTTAGTTCTTTTCTATCATTGGGGTATTTGTCAGATGATGGTTATACTATTAACTCAAATTTTGAACGTATAACTCTTAGAGGGAATATTGATTATACAGTTTCAAATAAAATTAAAATTGGAACAAACATAAATTATGCACGTTCAAACCAAAACGCACCTATTTCCCAAGTGTCTTCTAATACCTATAGTAATTTGTTTGGCTGGGCAAGAAGTATTGCGCCAATTTATACAATATGGGAAAGAGATGCAAATGGAAAGATGTTGTATAACAAAGATGGAAGTAGAGTATATGATTTTAACAAATCTGGAAATCGTCCATATGGTTCAAACCTTAATCCTTATGCAACTACATTATTAAATACAAATTTAAGTGAAGAAAATAAATTTGGAGCAAGAGCTTACGTTTCTATTGATTTTCTGAGGGATTTTAATTTTAAATATAATTTGGGATATGACCTATTATCTGGGTATTATTTAAATACTACAACTGGGTTGGGGGGAGATGCTATGGGGGTAAATGGTAGAATTGGTACTGCTACAAAAAATGAATATACATTTACAAACCAACAATTATTATCTTGGAAAAAAAGCTATGGAGTGCATTCTTTTGATGTGCTCGTAGGTCACGAATCATCAGATTTTATATCTAAGATGTTAGTTGGGCAAAAAAGTAATATCGTAATTCCTGATTTGACAATTATAAGTAATGCGACTAAATATGGTTATTTAGATGGTTACAATGATTTATATAAAGTAGAAGGATATTTCTCTAGGTTAAATTATAATTACAAGAATAAATATTTTTTTAATGGTAGCTTTAGAAGAGATGGTTCTTCTGTATTTGCACCAGAGAATAGATGGGGCAATTTTTATGGCTACGGAGCAGCTTGGTCGATAATGAAAGAGTCATTTTTTCCTAAAACAAAATGGATTACTGATTTAAGGTTAAAAGGGAGCTATGGAGAGCAAGGTAATGATAACATATATTATCCAGTAACTTCAAGAATCAATCATCGTAACTATTTTGGTAGCGAAAGGAATTATTATGCATATCAAACACAGTATGGAATAGATCCTGATTCTGAAGGAGAAGCAGGTGTTTTAAATGTTTTTGAAGCTAATAGGAATGTTAAGTGGGAAAAATCTAAAAATTTAAATCTAGGATTTGATATTGTATTATTTGATAAAATTTCTATCGAAGCGGAATATTTTGAAAGAAATGTAAGTGATTTGATATATAATTTCCCAATACCATTATCTACAGGGACATCATTCGTTTCAAAAAATATTGGAAATATGGGGAATAAAGGGATAGAAGTAAATTTAGGAGTGGATATTATTAAAACTGAAAATATTGATTTTAATATTTGGGCAAATGGAACTCATTATAAAAATAAAGTAACCTCTTTACCAATCGCATTTACTGATGGTAGATATCGATTTGAAGTTGGTGCTCCTGCTTACTCTTATTTTTTGAGAGAATATGCAGGTGTTGATAAATCTAATGGAGATGCATTGTGGTATATGGATGAAAAAGATACTTCAGGAAATTTGACAGGAAATAAAGTAACGACGAATGTTTATGGAAATGCTACCCAATACTTAAGTAAAAAAGATGCTAACCCAGATGTTTATGGTGGTTTTGGAACTCTTTTTAGAATTAAGAATGTTACTTTCCAAGCTAGTTTTGCTTATCAATTTGGAGGTTATATGTATGATGGGGTTTATCAAGATGCAATGTATTCTGGATCAGATAATATTGGACAAAATTACCATAAAGATGTAGCTAAGGCATGGACTACAGAAAATCCTAATTCAGACATTCCAAGAATTGATCATATTTCGACTTTTCAAATGGGAACTTCTGATTATTTCTTAATTAAGTCAGATTATATAAGTCTTCAAGATGTTTCTATATCATATGATTTTAAAAATAGCAAATTGGTAGACCTAGGAATTCAATCTACAAAATTTAGTTTAATGGGATCTAATCTGGCATTATGGTCAGAAAGAAAAGGTATGGATCCAAGATTGAATAATTTAGGGTCAAGAACTAATAATGGTCAATCTTTAAATGTGTATGGAGTGATGAAGTCGATTTCATTTGGTTTAACAGTAAATTTTTAA
- a CDS encoding RagB/SusD family nutrient uptake outer membrane protein, with translation MKRIVIITAVSLLMLVSCDKDFLDTVPESTINNDQLATSASANQAIVNGIYTGLRSYGLAIGGNHEDYGHKSVLSAMDMMSNDMLMTKSSWYGSFYNYLGRQQTNVRSRLVWNTYYPQIKSTNVVLAAIPSITEDDKLNAIRGQALALRGYFYFMLARTYGPTYLGNEKKLCVPIYTEVTLEGKARSTVNEVYELIEKDLKEAIELLTKYNRSNKDSVDKTVAEAFLANVYLEMGKYSDASNMANSARQSYVLLNEQEWMTGFSETKSKETMWGATMNSATSTFVANFFSHFDNTNNSGYAGGLGIYKNIDKNLYNSISDTDFRKKAFVAPGGDNPVYPSLPEYANIKFRDPTINAGSYIYLRSSEMYYIEAEALARAGNEVSAKDVLYEITITRDPKYVKSTNSGTALINEIILQKRIELWGEGCAWYDMKRLGIGLSRDYIESNHPAFGKFNIPTGDNRFIHQMPQAEMDANPLMVQNPL, from the coding sequence ATGAAAAGAATAGTAATAATAACAGCAGTGTCTTTATTGATGTTAGTAAGTTGTGATAAAGATTTTCTGGATACAGTACCTGAATCAACAATTAACAATGATCAACTTGCGACATCTGCTTCAGCAAACCAAGCAATTGTTAATGGGATTTATACAGGATTAAGGTCTTATGGGTTAGCAATTGGAGGCAATCATGAGGATTATGGGCATAAATCGGTGCTTTCAGCAATGGATATGATGTCTAATGATATGTTAATGACTAAATCAAGTTGGTATGGCTCTTTTTATAATTATTTAGGAAGACAGCAAACAAATGTTAGGTCTAGATTAGTTTGGAATACTTATTATCCACAAATTAAATCAACAAATGTGGTTCTTGCTGCTATCCCAAGTATAACTGAAGATGATAAATTAAATGCAATTAGAGGACAGGCTTTAGCTTTAAGGGGATATTTTTATTTTATGTTGGCTCGTACATATGGACCTACTTACTTAGGTAATGAAAAAAAATTATGCGTGCCAATCTATACTGAGGTTACATTGGAAGGGAAAGCTAGGTCTACAGTTAATGAAGTGTATGAATTAATTGAAAAGGATTTGAAAGAGGCTATTGAGTTATTGACTAAATACAATCGTTCAAATAAGGATTCAGTTGATAAAACTGTTGCAGAGGCATTTTTAGCTAATGTTTACTTGGAAATGGGGAAGTATTCAGATGCTTCTAATATGGCAAATTCCGCAAGACAGTCTTATGTATTACTTAATGAACAAGAATGGATGACTGGTTTTTCTGAAACTAAATCTAAAGAAACTATGTGGGGAGCGACAATGAATTCAGCGACTAGTACATTCGTTGCAAATTTCTTTTCTCATTTTGATAATACCAATAATTCAGGTTATGCAGGTGGATTGGGAATTTATAAAAATATAGATAAAAACCTGTACAATAGTATCTCTGATACTGATTTTAGAAAGAAGGCATTTGTTGCGCCTGGAGGAGATAACCCAGTTTATCCAAGTTTACCAGAATATGCAAATATAAAATTTAGAGACCCTACGATTAATGCTGGTAGCTATATTTATTTAAGATCTTCAGAAATGTACTACATAGAAGCTGAGGCTCTTGCCAGAGCTGGAAATGAAGTATCTGCAAAAGATGTGTTATATGAGATAACAATTACTAGAGATCCTAAATATGTAAAATCTACAAATTCTGGAACTGCCTTGATAAATGAAATTATACTTCAAAAAAGGATTGAATTGTGGGGAGAAGGCTGTGCTTGGTATGATATGAAACGTTTAGGAATTGGGCTCTCAAGAGATTATATAGAATCAAATCACCCAGCTTTTGGTAAATTTAATATTCCTACTGGTGATAATAGGTTTATTCATCAAATGCCTCAAGCAGAAATGGATGCAAATCCTTTAATGGTTCAAAATCCATTATAA
- a CDS encoding SusC/RagA family TonB-linked outer membrane protein: protein MRLKFKWIFTLLMLALSMQFSFAQEKNIKGVVTDESGPIPGVNVVVKGTKVSTQTDFNGVYSIQAKPGDVLQFSFMGMNDSSVTVGASNSVNAKLTSASQSLDEVVVVAYGKQKTKSIVGSVATVGKDILEKQQATNVLTAIQGSVAGVNIISAGGQPGESPNIRIRGIGSISSSAEPLIILDGAPFSGNINSISSDQIESMSVLKDASSTALYGSRGANGVIIITTKRGKFNTPVSVHLNSVVGVGSNAVKLHKLLPTDRFMELSWEARRNVNQYGSGQTPAVAGQNASNSLISALGYNPYKAAVPVDANGKLVTTDKYWDTDWEKALINNSAIRKENSIAINGGGENAAYSFTANNLNQEGALVNSNFKRTSIRVSVDTKINESLTSGLSIAYGTSTQNYPTQSGNSFQSPVQWIYNVSSIYPIYRHDAQGNEIFDNFGGKLYDYGTGSGLVNATRPLMSNENALGALYNYTIKNDRDDVTINGYAGYKITKDLSFKTTIGYQRYLFDNFNYSSSLFGNAASVGGRITQNRDITTSINITNVLSYKKQFGNHNFGIDAIQEAYKLKIDRMYARGEGFLAGVEVNDGATKPAGVGGSITEERLNSYLGRATYNYANRYFLEGSYRTDGSSRFARDSRWGNFFSIGGAWSIKDESFLVDSKIVSTLKLKGSYGELGNNRAQNTDGTDSYFPYQQLYNLGFSEINNAGVVLGAPADKKLTWEKTASSNIGIELGFLNDRFKMGADWYQKKSIDLIYAVPVAGSTGNTTYVTNAGSLKNFGLEVYLSSVNVKNANFTWNTDLNFSFDRNEVTSLTQDYIVNGTKRWEVGRSIYDFWVQEWAGVDPATGRGQWYKDGVDANGNRNTTFSYTEASRNYVGKSSLPDVVGGLSNYFKYKNFDMNILFNFSYGAYVYDSSYASLMTGLKDPGRPGSVDLENRWQQPGDITDTPRLYQGTQDYASQSTRFLFKNNYIRLKALNIGYNFPKDVMNSIGVNNVRIYLQGDNLLTFQSHKGIDPEQSFAGTTDSRTYNQRLASLGFSIDF, encoded by the coding sequence ATGAGATTAAAATTTAAATGGATTTTTACACTACTAATGTTAGCGTTATCTATGCAGTTTTCTTTTGCTCAGGAGAAAAACATTAAGGGTGTGGTTACAGACGAGTCTGGACCAATTCCTGGAGTGAATGTTGTAGTAAAAGGAACAAAAGTAAGTACACAAACAGACTTTAATGGTGTTTATTCTATTCAAGCAAAGCCAGGGGATGTTTTACAGTTTTCTTTTATGGGAATGAATGATTCTTCAGTAACTGTTGGAGCATCAAATAGTGTAAATGCAAAATTAACATCGGCTTCTCAATCACTTGATGAGGTAGTGGTGGTTGCTTACGGTAAGCAAAAAACTAAATCTATTGTAGGTTCAGTAGCAACAGTAGGTAAAGATATTTTAGAAAAACAACAAGCTACGAATGTTTTAACAGCAATTCAAGGTAGTGTTGCTGGGGTTAACATTATCTCAGCAGGAGGTCAACCAGGTGAAAGCCCAAACATACGTATTCGTGGTATTGGTTCTATCAGCTCTTCTGCAGAGCCTTTGATAATTTTAGACGGTGCACCTTTTTCAGGAAATATTAACTCTATTAGTTCTGATCAAATTGAAAGTATGAGTGTCTTAAAAGATGCATCATCTACTGCTTTGTATGGTTCTAGAGGAGCTAATGGTGTAATTATTATTACTACTAAAAGAGGTAAATTTAATACACCTGTAAGTGTACATTTAAATTCTGTAGTTGGTGTTGGTAGCAATGCTGTTAAATTGCATAAATTATTGCCAACTGATCGTTTTATGGAATTGAGCTGGGAAGCTAGACGTAATGTTAATCAATACGGAAGCGGACAAACTCCTGCAGTAGCAGGTCAAAATGCATCTAATTCATTAATATCTGCTTTAGGATATAATCCTTATAAAGCTGCTGTTCCTGTTGATGCAAATGGAAAGTTGGTTACAACTGATAAGTATTGGGATACTGATTGGGAAAAGGCTTTAATTAATAATTCAGCTATCAGAAAAGAAAACTCTATTGCAATTAATGGAGGAGGAGAAAATGCTGCATATTCATTTACAGCTAATAATTTAAATCAAGAAGGAGCTTTAGTAAACTCTAACTTTAAAAGAACTTCAATTAGAGTTAGTGTGGATACTAAAATTAATGAGTCATTAACTTCAGGTTTAAGTATTGCTTACGGAACTTCAACTCAAAACTATCCAACGCAATCAGGAAATTCTTTTCAAAGTCCAGTACAATGGATTTATAATGTTTCTTCTATCTACCCGATATATAGACATGATGCACAAGGGAATGAAATTTTTGATAACTTCGGAGGTAAACTTTATGATTACGGAACTGGATCAGGTCTTGTAAATGCTACACGTCCATTAATGAGTAATGAAAATGCTTTAGGAGCATTGTATAATTATACTATCAAAAATGATAGAGATGATGTTACAATTAACGGATATGCAGGTTATAAAATTACAAAAGATTTATCTTTCAAAACTACAATAGGATACCAAAGATATTTATTTGATAACTTCAATTATAGCTCTTCTTTATTTGGTAATGCTGCTTCAGTTGGAGGTAGAATAACACAAAATAGAGATATTACAACTTCTATAAATATTACAAATGTTTTAAGTTATAAAAAACAATTTGGAAACCATAACTTTGGTATAGATGCAATCCAAGAAGCTTATAAGCTGAAAATAGATAGAATGTATGCTCGTGGTGAAGGATTTTTAGCAGGAGTTGAAGTTAATGATGGTGCTACAAAACCAGCAGGTGTTGGTGGAAGTATTACAGAAGAACGTCTTAATAGTTATTTAGGTCGTGCTACATATAATTATGCTAATAGATATTTCCTTGAAGGATCGTATCGTACAGATGGATCATCTCGTTTTGCAAGAGATTCACGTTGGGGTAATTTCTTTTCTATAGGTGGAGCTTGGAGTATTAAAGATGAAAGCTTCTTAGTTGATAGTAAGATTGTTAGTACTTTGAAACTTAAAGGATCTTATGGAGAATTAGGAAATAATAGAGCACAGAATACAGATGGTACTGACTCATATTTCCCTTACCAACAATTATATAATTTAGGTTTTAGCGAAATTAATAATGCAGGTGTTGTATTAGGAGCTCCAGCTGACAAAAAATTAACTTGGGAGAAAACAGCTTCGTCAAATATTGGTATTGAGTTAGGATTTCTTAATGATAGATTCAAAATGGGAGCTGATTGGTATCAAAAAAAATCAATTGATTTGATTTATGCAGTTCCAGTTGCAGGTTCAACAGGTAATACAACTTATGTAACAAATGCAGGTTCTTTGAAAAACTTCGGTTTAGAGGTTTATTTAAGTTCAGTGAATGTTAAAAATGCTAATTTTACTTGGAATACTGATTTGAATTTCTCTTTTGATAGAAATGAAGTTACATCATTAACACAAGATTATATCGTTAATGGTACTAAACGTTGGGAAGTAGGTAGATCTATTTATGACTTCTGGGTTCAAGAATGGGCTGGTGTTGATCCTGCTACAGGTAGAGGGCAATGGTATAAAGATGGTGTAGATGCTAATGGTAACAGAAACACTACATTTAGTTATACAGAGGCTTCTCGTAATTATGTAGGAAAATCATCATTACCAGATGTAGTTGGAGGACTTTCAAATTATTTCAAATACAAAAACTTTGATATGAACATTTTGTTCAATTTTAGTTATGGAGCTTATGTTTATGATTCTTCTTATGCATCATTAATGACGGGATTAAAAGATCCAGGACGTCCAGGATCTGTTGATTTAGAAAACCGTTGGCAACAACCAGGAGATATTACAGATACTCCAAGATTGTACCAAGGAACTCAGGATTATGCATCTCAATCTACAAGATTTTTGTTTAAAAACAATTATATCCGTTTGAAAGCATTGAATATTGGTTATAATTTTCCAAAAGATGTAATGAATTCTATTGGAGTAAATAACGTGAGAATTTATCTACAAGGTGATAACTTGTTAACTTTCCAATCTCACAAAGGAATTGATCCTGAGCAAAGTTTTGCAGGTACAACAGATAGTAGAACATACAACCAAAGATTAGCGTCTTTAGGGTTTTCGATTGATTTTTAA